One window of Chloroflexus aggregans DSM 9485 genomic DNA carries:
- a CDS encoding 3-hydroxyacyl-CoA dehydrogenase/enoyl-CoA hydratase family protein, with product MTYHIKRVGVIGAGTMGAAIAALVAGTGIPVLLLDVPPRSLTPDEEAKGLTLSHPQVRNRIVQQGFERMRKARPSNLYTERSAELITLGNTEDDFHRLAECDWIVEAIVEQIGPKQALMARLEEVRKPTAIITTNTSGIPIRIIAEGRSEAFRRHFFGSHFFNPPRYLRLLEIIPGDDADPTVVAAFRQFAEERLGKGVVICKDRPNFIGNRIFVYAGQVLLNFALQHGYQVEEVDALTGPLIGRPNTASFRLLDQVGIDVMAYVAGNLYDAIPDDESREVYRQNDLTQRMVAAGKLGKKVGQGFYKEMKRDGKREFWPIDLQTLEYIPPQGTASVDALIAAARKIKSLPERLRFILSKAETEHDRGAQLVAAAMYPMMAYAARRLPEIADSVADVDNAMRWGFAHEQGPFQLWQAMGIAETAARMRTFGETLPAWVDELIKAEGRFYGEIDGQPAAYNVATGKLEPISRDPRAIDLAALKAAGRELFGNDSASVIDLGDGVLCFELHSKANTIGGPVIETLIKALDELEQGPWVGMVIGNQGPRFSAGLDLNDVGAAVMAGAWDDIDEYAALVQQTFRRMRDSAKPVVSAPFGQTLGGGVELSMHTAASVAAAETYMGFVEFGVGVIPAWGGCTEMNRRIIATAARNGHDPLKAFQQVFETIALAKVATSAHEAKELGLLRPTDRIVFNPDYLIGEAKREVLRLVADGYTPTISAKPCYALGRDGLAAARIAIYQMREAGFATPYDAVLAEKLAYVLCGGELSSPQWVDDVYMHSLERITVIELLKDERTQARARHMLEHGKPLRN from the coding sequence ATGACCTATCACATCAAGCGTGTTGGCGTGATCGGCGCCGGAACCATGGGCGCTGCCATCGCCGCACTGGTCGCCGGAACGGGCATTCCGGTGCTGCTGCTCGACGTTCCACCTCGTTCGCTGACGCCCGACGAAGAGGCCAAGGGACTCACCCTCTCGCATCCGCAGGTTCGCAACCGCATTGTCCAGCAGGGCTTTGAGCGCATGCGTAAGGCGCGCCCGTCGAATCTGTACACCGAGCGTAGCGCCGAGCTGATCACCCTTGGCAACACCGAAGATGACTTTCACCGCTTAGCTGAATGTGACTGGATCGTCGAGGCGATTGTCGAGCAGATCGGCCCCAAGCAGGCATTGATGGCGCGGTTGGAAGAGGTTCGCAAACCAACGGCGATCATCACCACCAACACATCCGGTATTCCGATCCGTATTATCGCTGAAGGACGCAGTGAAGCGTTCCGCCGCCATTTCTTCGGCAGTCACTTTTTCAATCCACCCCGCTACCTGCGCTTGCTTGAGATCATCCCCGGCGATGACGCCGACCCGACGGTGGTCGCAGCCTTCCGCCAGTTTGCCGAAGAGCGCCTGGGCAAGGGAGTTGTCATCTGCAAAGACCGTCCGAATTTTATCGGTAATCGGATCTTTGTGTACGCCGGGCAAGTGCTGCTCAATTTTGCCCTCCAGCACGGGTATCAGGTAGAAGAGGTTGATGCCCTGACCGGCCCGCTGATCGGGCGACCGAATACGGCCAGCTTCCGCTTGCTCGATCAGGTTGGCATTGATGTCATGGCCTACGTTGCCGGTAATTTGTACGACGCTATCCCCGACGATGAGAGCCGTGAAGTCTACCGTCAGAATGATCTCACCCAACGGATGGTTGCTGCCGGGAAGCTGGGGAAGAAGGTAGGTCAGGGTTTTTACAAGGAGATGAAGCGTGACGGTAAGCGCGAGTTTTGGCCTATCGATCTCCAGACGCTCGAGTATATACCGCCACAAGGGACGGCATCGGTTGACGCATTAATTGCGGCGGCACGCAAGATCAAGTCGCTACCGGAACGGTTACGCTTTATCCTCAGTAAAGCCGAAACCGAGCACGACCGTGGCGCCCAACTGGTAGCGGCGGCGATGTATCCGATGATGGCTTACGCGGCACGACGGTTGCCGGAGATTGCCGATAGTGTGGCCGATGTTGACAATGCGATGCGCTGGGGCTTCGCTCACGAACAGGGGCCATTCCAACTATGGCAAGCGATGGGTATTGCCGAAACCGCAGCGCGGATGCGGACATTTGGCGAAACACTGCCGGCATGGGTTGACGAACTTATCAAGGCCGAGGGCCGTTTCTACGGCGAAATTGACGGCCAACCGGCGGCGTACAATGTGGCAACCGGCAAGCTGGAGCCGATCAGCCGTGACCCGCGCGCAATCGATCTGGCCGCGCTGAAGGCTGCCGGTCGCGAACTGTTCGGCAACGACAGCGCCAGTGTGATCGATCTCGGTGATGGAGTCCTCTGCTTTGAATTGCACTCGAAAGCGAATACGATAGGTGGGCCGGTCATTGAGACACTGATCAAGGCGCTCGATGAGCTTGAGCAAGGGCCGTGGGTGGGAATGGTGATCGGCAACCAAGGCCCCCGCTTCTCGGCCGGCCTTGATCTCAACGACGTAGGCGCGGCGGTGATGGCCGGTGCATGGGACGACATCGATGAGTATGCCGCTCTGGTCCAACAAACTTTCCGCCGTATGCGCGATAGCGCCAAGCCGGTTGTGAGTGCGCCGTTTGGGCAGACGCTCGGTGGCGGGGTTGAGTTGTCGATGCACACGGCTGCCTCGGTGGCGGCTGCCGAAACCTACATGGGTTTTGTTGAGTTTGGCGTCGGTGTCATCCCAGCATGGGGTGGTTGTACCGAGATGAATCGTCGGATTATTGCGACCGCTGCCCGCAACGGCCATGATCCTCTCAAGGCCTTCCAGCAAGTGTTCGAGACGATAGCACTGGCAAAAGTTGCCACCAGCGCACACGAGGCGAAGGAACTCGGCTTACTACGCCCGACCGACCGGATCGTCTTTAACCCGGATTACCTGATTGGTGAAGCGAAGCGTGAAGTCCTGCGGTTGGTCGCCGATGGTTACACACCGACAATCTCGGCTAAACCGTGTTATGCGCTCGGTCGCGATGGCTTAGCGGCAGCGCGTATCGCGATCTACCAGATGCGCGAAGCCGGTTTTGCCACACCTTATGATGCAGTGTTGGCCGAAAAGCTCGCCTACGTGCTATGTGGCGGGGAATTGAGCAGCCCCCAATGGGTTGACGATGTGTACATGCATAGCTTGGAGCGGATAACGGTCATTGAACTGCTGAAAGATGAGCGCACACAGGCGCGGGCGCGTCACATGCTCGAACACGGCAAGCCGTTGCGGAATTAG
- a CDS encoding thiolase family protein has translation MREAVIVSGVRTAVGKAGRGALRTVRPDDLAAIVIKAAIERAGIEPALVEDVIMGCAMPEGEQGLNVARIAAQRAGLPDSVCGVTVNRFCSSGLQTIAMAAYQIMAGQNDIIVAGGTESMSMVPMSGNKFSPNPYLAQHDPAVYLSMGLTAERVARRFEISRADQDAFALRSHQRALAAQAAGLFDSSIVPVEVEMVEPGPDGRPQRRVQIFTRDEGPRADTSAEALAKLKPVFAADGTVTAGNSSQTSDGAAAVVVMSAERAAELGLKPRARFVSFAVGGVEPEVMGIGPVVAIPKALKLAGLSLADIDLIELNEAFAAQALAVIRRLDLDEERVNVNGGAIALGHPLGCTGAKLTVQILDELERRGGRYGMVTMCIGGGMGAAGIFERLA, from the coding sequence ATGCGTGAAGCAGTGATCGTATCAGGAGTGCGCACCGCTGTCGGCAAAGCCGGTCGTGGCGCATTGCGCACGGTGCGGCCCGATGATTTAGCAGCCATTGTGATTAAGGCAGCCATCGAGCGCGCCGGGATCGAGCCGGCCTTGGTTGAAGATGTGATTATGGGCTGCGCGATGCCGGAAGGTGAGCAGGGATTGAACGTTGCCCGTATTGCAGCCCAGCGTGCCGGTTTACCCGATAGTGTCTGCGGTGTAACCGTAAACCGGTTCTGTTCGTCAGGTTTGCAGACGATTGCGATGGCGGCGTACCAGATAATGGCCGGCCAGAACGACATCATCGTCGCCGGTGGTACCGAAAGTATGAGCATGGTACCGATGAGCGGTAACAAGTTCTCTCCCAATCCCTACCTTGCCCAACACGATCCGGCAGTCTATTTGAGCATGGGGTTGACGGCTGAGCGTGTAGCCCGTCGGTTTGAGATCAGCCGCGCCGATCAAGATGCGTTTGCCTTGCGCTCACACCAGCGCGCATTAGCGGCCCAAGCAGCCGGTCTGTTCGATAGCAGCATCGTGCCGGTTGAGGTTGAAATGGTCGAACCGGGGCCGGACGGACGACCGCAACGTCGCGTTCAGATCTTCACCCGTGATGAAGGGCCTCGCGCCGACACCTCGGCAGAGGCGTTGGCAAAACTCAAGCCGGTCTTTGCCGCCGATGGGACGGTTACGGCCGGTAATTCGTCACAAACCAGCGACGGTGCGGCAGCGGTGGTTGTGATGAGTGCCGAGCGTGCCGCCGAACTCGGTCTCAAACCACGTGCCCGCTTTGTGAGTTTTGCGGTGGGCGGGGTCGAACCAGAGGTGATGGGAATCGGGCCGGTTGTGGCAATTCCGAAGGCTTTGAAACTGGCCGGTCTCTCTCTGGCCGATATTGACCTGATCGAGCTAAACGAAGCCTTTGCGGCACAGGCGCTCGCCGTCATTCGCCGGCTCGACCTCGACGAAGAACGGGTGAATGTCAACGGTGGCGCAATCGCCCTCGGTCACCCGCTCGGTTGCACCGGAGCCAAACTGACCGTCCAGATCCTCGATGAGCTTGAGCGACGTGGTGGACGGTACGGGATGGTGACAATGTGCATCGGAGGTGGGATGGGAGCCGCCGGGATTTTTGAGCGGCTGGCATAA
- a CDS encoding Crp/Fnr family transcriptional regulator encodes MTDRQHLLRLFPDLDPAAQADLAALWQVATYPAGHIFHLPNEVGQHVFLLQQGRVRIYKLSAEGRALTLLVLNPPSLFGEMTLVGSGTYDTCAEAMTDCVVAQIDRETFRDFLNRYPGAALNLMELMGSRLRTMEQRLADIAFKSVPQRLAALLLDLAGDSVEEAAPATLVRYTHQQLAEMIGAYRETVTKALGDMREANLIRIDDETIILVDPDRLRRLAS; translated from the coding sequence ATGACCGACCGGCAACATCTTTTGCGGTTGTTTCCCGATCTCGATCCGGCGGCACAGGCCGATCTGGCCGCCTTGTGGCAGGTGGCTACCTATCCGGCCGGTCACATTTTTCACTTGCCCAATGAGGTTGGGCAGCATGTCTTTCTGTTGCAGCAGGGGCGGGTACGAATCTATAAATTGTCGGCAGAAGGGCGCGCGTTGACCCTCCTCGTCCTTAATCCGCCGAGTCTCTTTGGCGAGATGACCCTGGTCGGTTCCGGCACGTATGACACGTGTGCTGAGGCAATGACCGATTGTGTGGTTGCGCAGATCGACCGCGAGACGTTTCGCGACTTTTTGAATCGGTATCCGGGAGCAGCTCTTAATTTGATGGAGCTGATGGGATCACGGCTGCGCACGATGGAGCAACGCCTCGCCGATATTGCGTTCAAGAGTGTGCCGCAGCGTTTGGCAGCACTGTTGCTCGATCTGGCCGGCGATTCGGTTGAGGAGGCGGCGCCGGCGACGTTGGTGCGTTACACGCATCAGCAGTTGGCCGAGATGATCGGCGCCTACCGCGAGACGGTGACGAAGGCGCTTGGCGATATGCGTGAGGCAAATCTGATCCGCATTGACGATGAGACAATTATTTTGGTCGATCCGGATCGGCTCCGACGGCTAGCATCGTAA
- the argB gene encoding acetylglutamate kinase: MNTIGVLKVSGHELDDPHFLAGLTGVIRTMTQPLVLVHGGGKEISAAVEQAGLPVEFVDGLRVTTPEVMAIMQMVVCGSINKRIVTALVNAGVRALGLSGLDIGLLRCEPYRPNGRDLGRVGVVTEVDGAALRHMLTLGWLPVIAPVALGSADGLSYNVNADMVAESIAGTLGTTELIFVSNVPGVLVDGQVVPRLTPAAVEDYIASGVISGGMIPKVRSALAALRRGATSVRIVNLAGLRDGGTRFVTEEAGS, translated from the coding sequence ATGAACACAATTGGCGTGCTCAAAGTTAGTGGTCACGAACTCGACGATCCACACTTTTTGGCCGGTCTAACCGGCGTCATCCGTACCATGACCCAACCGCTGGTGCTGGTGCATGGTGGTGGGAAAGAGATCAGCGCTGCCGTTGAACAAGCCGGATTGCCGGTTGAGTTTGTCGATGGCTTGCGGGTGACGACGCCGGAAGTGATGGCGATTATGCAGATGGTTGTCTGCGGTTCGATCAATAAACGGATCGTTACGGCACTGGTCAATGCCGGAGTACGGGCGTTAGGTCTCAGTGGGCTTGATATCGGCTTATTGCGTTGCGAGCCGTACCGGCCAAATGGGCGAGATTTGGGTCGGGTCGGGGTCGTGACTGAAGTTGACGGTGCGGCGCTGCGCCATATGCTGACGTTGGGCTGGTTGCCGGTGATCGCGCCGGTTGCGTTAGGTAGCGCCGATGGTCTTAGCTACAACGTGAATGCCGATATGGTTGCCGAGTCCATTGCCGGTACCCTCGGCACTACCGAGTTGATATTTGTCAGTAACGTGCCGGGCGTGTTGGTTGATGGTCAAGTTGTGCCGCGCTTGACGCCTGCTGCCGTTGAGGATTACATTGCTTCGGGCGTGATCAGCGGGGGGATGATCCCTAAAGTGCGTTCGGCCTTAGCAGCCTTGCGTCGTGGGGCAACCAGTGTTCGGATTGTCAATCTGGCCGGGCTACGTGATGGTGGTACCCGTTTCGTCACCGAGGAAGCAGGATCATGA
- a CDS encoding DUF4350 domain-containing protein: MKLRLEFVLLIAIFVGLGGFAAYSAEQSGQSSLGARTTSFSSSDEGALALYRWLERTYGRVDRLAYRPFGLAPTDGLLLVLGPSERYEPAEVADVVAWVEAGGVVVVADDVPSPRSQVSPLLEAFGLRLERIGQVVRSAEVVHPALGIVPVAELPIQTQVAVTATNQPPTFAPLAVAAGKPVVTGLRYGQGYVIALSSLYPFTNVGLRDPAAAALVLNIVSWLPSGERIVFDEFHHGFGPATDLRTLLLSHPLGWAIGYSVAVIGLYIVAGSRRFARPLPLRSEVARRSTGEYIDSMAGMLRHAGQVAYAAEHYRQMLRRRLGRPYGLSPALDDEEFVAALAAARPLDREGLRRILAALRRADLNETDLLALVAEADRLG; this comes from the coding sequence ATGAAGCTACGGCTTGAATTTGTCCTCTTGATCGCGATCTTTGTCGGATTGGGTGGGTTTGCCGCCTACAGTGCCGAACAGAGCGGACAGAGTTCGTTGGGGGCACGGACAACATCGTTTAGTAGCAGCGATGAAGGGGCCTTGGCCCTCTATCGCTGGCTCGAACGGACCTATGGGCGCGTCGACCGACTGGCCTACCGTCCGTTTGGTTTGGCGCCAACCGATGGTCTGCTGCTGGTATTGGGACCAAGTGAACGCTACGAACCGGCAGAAGTTGCCGATGTAGTGGCATGGGTCGAAGCCGGTGGTGTAGTGGTTGTGGCCGACGATGTGCCGAGTCCGCGCAGTCAGGTTAGTCCGTTGCTGGAGGCGTTTGGGTTACGGTTGGAGCGAATTGGGCAAGTGGTGCGTAGTGCCGAGGTTGTCCATCCTGCCCTAGGGATCGTGCCAGTAGCTGAACTGCCGATCCAAACCCAAGTTGCCGTAACTGCGACGAATCAACCACCAACGTTCGCGCCATTGGCAGTTGCTGCCGGAAAGCCGGTGGTGACCGGGTTGCGTTATGGTCAGGGATATGTGATCGCGCTGTCGAGCCTCTATCCGTTTACCAACGTCGGTTTGCGTGATCCGGCAGCGGCAGCGCTTGTCCTCAATATCGTTAGCTGGTTGCCGTCCGGTGAGCGCATTGTGTTCGATGAGTTTCACCATGGATTCGGTCCGGCTACCGATTTACGCACACTGCTGCTGAGTCATCCGCTTGGGTGGGCTATTGGGTACAGTGTAGCGGTGATCGGCCTCTATATTGTGGCCGGTAGCCGTCGGTTTGCCCGCCCATTGCCGCTCCGTAGTGAAGTGGCGCGCCGTAGTACCGGCGAATACATTGATAGTATGGCGGGTATGCTGCGGCATGCCGGCCAGGTGGCGTATGCAGCCGAACACTATCGGCAGATGTTACGACGGCGGCTTGGTCGTCCTTACGGATTATCACCGGCCCTTGATGATGAGGAGTTCGTTGCCGCATTGGCTGCTGCGCGTCCCCTCGATCGCGAGGGCCTACGGCGAATCCTGGCGGCATTGCGCCGTGCCGATTTGAACGAAACCGATTTGCTTGCGTTGGTCGCAGAGGCCGATCGGTTGGGATGA
- a CDS encoding DUF4129 domain-containing protein: protein MKVHRVLSVLFVLWCAWPALAMAQPTDVSLTEYERLLRAAYAAAQRGDRLELQALADELTTISHVRMPDGQLAQVDQRWLTEALLESEPDLLAVTARLGALIDALPPSTTPPAQALQRWEEVFNEPPFDRNDPSWLEQFFEWLFGLLERLNPPLPEVPIDGPQSDASFNLRPFVWIGIGLAMLIFGGVIFFWIREVRLTTQAPKQQAPPAEADPITCSEAQRLAVAARQAGDRRSAVRYLYLAALLWLDEQGLLHYDRSLTNREYLQQLRDRPSLRDRLAPVVNTFDAVWYGQQVIDEQAFARYEQQVAAIKAITTQMGRAYEATA from the coding sequence ATGAAGGTTCATCGAGTGCTGAGCGTGCTGTTCGTACTCTGGTGTGCCTGGCCGGCCCTCGCGATGGCTCAACCAACTGACGTATCATTGACTGAGTACGAGCGTCTTTTACGGGCGGCGTATGCGGCAGCCCAGCGTGGTGACCGACTTGAATTGCAGGCATTGGCCGATGAGTTAACGACCATTAGCCACGTGCGCATGCCTGACGGCCAACTTGCGCAGGTCGATCAGCGTTGGTTGACCGAGGCATTACTGGAGTCGGAACCCGATTTGCTTGCGGTGACAGCGCGCCTCGGTGCGCTGATTGACGCGCTCCCTCCTTCCACTACGCCGCCTGCGCAAGCACTTCAGCGGTGGGAAGAAGTTTTTAACGAACCACCGTTTGATCGCAATGACCCAAGCTGGCTTGAACAATTCTTCGAGTGGTTGTTCGGTCTGCTCGAACGACTCAATCCACCATTGCCGGAGGTACCAATTGATGGACCACAATCCGATGCCTCGTTCAATCTGCGACCGTTTGTCTGGATAGGGATCGGATTGGCGATGCTGATCTTCGGTGGTGTGATCTTTTTTTGGATACGTGAGGTACGCTTGACCACCCAAGCGCCGAAGCAGCAGGCTCCTCCCGCTGAAGCCGACCCGATTACCTGTAGTGAGGCGCAACGGTTGGCAGTAGCAGCCCGGCAAGCCGGTGATCGGCGTAGTGCAGTGCGTTATCTCTACCTCGCTGCGCTGCTTTGGCTCGATGAACAAGGTCTATTGCACTACGACCGTTCGCTGACTAATCGTGAGTATTTACAACAACTGCGCGACCGACCATCATTGCGTGACCGTCTTGCTCCTGTGGTCAACACCTTCGACGCGGTGTGGTATGGGCAGCAGGTGATTGACGAGCAGGCATTTGCCCGCTACGAACAGCAGGTTGCTGCGATCAAGGCCATCACAACTCAGATGGGCAGAGCCTATGAAGCTACGGCTTGA
- a CDS encoding efflux RND transporter permease subunit yields MGPQRREKLNGIWIADVSIRQPVFITMVMLAFITFGILSFRSTPVNLLPEIDVPIVAVTITYPGAGPESVVDQVVRPVENAVNTLAGLKHITSQASEGIATILLEFEAGNSAKQVEEDVRQRVNSILPQLPRDVRQPIFQRFDPNQAPIMQIAIADTSGRSPLELRTLVEEQLVPLIQRAPGVGSVTVNGGQERQINVWLDLAKLQAYGLLPAQISRSLQQANADLGLGSLIENDTEISLRVPSLLRSVTDIANVQISGTPYRVSDVAVVSEGVAEVTTISRLNGSEAILLSVLKQSGANTVTVADNVYKALEQAFAPFPELTYTIPVDSSEAVRSSVASSLEELIFASIAAFLVVWFFFGNLRSTIITMSGLPVILIGTFIFMPIFGLTINLVTLLALSLCVGLVIDDAIVVRENIFRHLERGESARVASSRGTWEVGLSVVAMTLTIVAVFVPVTFAEGVAGIVFKSFGLVVSIAILLSLAEAFTFAPMLSANLFPNIKLKPKPHHSDHRPIVEIPISDEVSERDIGLLQEANEDPGRMGRWYGKLLGWTLASLRNRLIVVGIALAVLGLSVWVASGLKLTFFPEQDPHEFIMRFEAAPGTPLAETDRLARQAEQILLNDPAIENVITRVGSPGFPERAEFSVTLVGRTPTLPTQERLREQLSFLPRLSFSVPSFQPSGAGVEGRELQVSLQTTRPATELAPLVEAIKREMAAVPGLVDIDSNLQLGKPELRLRADPARIGELGITNEDIASSVRALINGERATVLRTGNTDLDVVVRLAPQDRAGVETLGAISIPTRSGVVPLSALGTVELTSSQVSIRRYDRLNQVLVGANLEGVNLSDAQAAVQARLATLDIPADVVVSYVGTIAQTNEGFSSLFLAMGLSVLFVYMVLASQFGSFTQPLVIMMAMPFSFIGAFLALRLVGIDLDITGMIGLIMLLGLVVKNSILLVDFTNRLRDLGLDKHSALKLAGAIRLRPILMTALSLVAGAMPTALGLHVLATGEGNEFRKGLAWVLIGGMLTSTLLTLLVVPTVYSLMDAAVTWLKQRFSGMQPHEGFELPAPGPGATAATTSGAATSSVTRPAVPPTTPAAPAGEPSAD; encoded by the coding sequence ATGGGCCCGCAACGTCGGGAAAAACTCAACGGCATCTGGATCGCTGATGTCTCGATTCGGCAGCCAGTCTTCATCACTATGGTGATGCTGGCTTTCATAACCTTTGGTATTCTCTCATTCCGCTCAACCCCTGTCAACCTGCTACCGGAAATTGATGTCCCGATCGTCGCCGTCACCATCACCTACCCCGGTGCCGGCCCGGAAAGTGTCGTCGATCAGGTCGTGCGCCCGGTCGAGAATGCAGTCAATACGCTAGCCGGTCTCAAGCATATCACATCACAGGCGAGCGAAGGTATCGCGACCATTCTCCTCGAATTTGAAGCCGGCAACTCGGCAAAACAAGTCGAAGAGGATGTCCGCCAGCGCGTAAACAGTATTCTCCCCCAGTTACCGCGCGATGTTCGGCAACCGATCTTCCAGCGGTTTGACCCGAACCAAGCACCGATTATGCAAATCGCCATCGCCGACACAAGTGGGCGTTCACCACTTGAGTTGCGTACATTGGTGGAAGAACAACTGGTGCCGCTCATCCAGCGTGCTCCCGGTGTTGGTTCGGTGACGGTGAACGGTGGACAAGAGCGCCAGATTAACGTCTGGCTCGATCTGGCGAAGTTGCAAGCATACGGCTTGTTGCCGGCCCAGATCAGCCGTTCGTTGCAGCAAGCAAACGCCGATCTTGGTCTTGGTTCGCTGATCGAGAATGATACCGAGATCAGTTTGCGGGTCCCCTCGTTACTGCGCAGCGTAACCGATATTGCGAATGTGCAAATTTCAGGAACACCGTATCGCGTGAGCGATGTTGCCGTCGTGAGCGAGGGGGTAGCCGAGGTAACCACCATCTCACGGCTCAACGGCAGCGAGGCGATTCTGCTGAGTGTGCTCAAGCAGTCAGGCGCCAATACGGTAACGGTGGCCGACAACGTTTACAAGGCGCTTGAGCAAGCTTTTGCGCCGTTTCCCGAATTGACCTACACCATTCCGGTTGACAGTTCGGAAGCGGTGCGTTCATCGGTTGCTTCTTCGCTCGAAGAGCTGATCTTTGCTTCCATCGCCGCATTCCTGGTGGTCTGGTTCTTCTTCGGCAATCTGCGCAGTACCATCATTACGATGTCGGGGTTGCCGGTGATCTTGATCGGCACCTTCATCTTTATGCCGATTTTTGGCCTGACGATTAACCTTGTCACGCTGCTTGCCCTCTCGCTCTGCGTCGGTCTCGTCATTGACGATGCGATTGTGGTGCGCGAAAACATCTTCCGTCACCTCGAACGTGGCGAAAGTGCGCGGGTTGCGTCATCGCGTGGAACGTGGGAAGTCGGCTTGTCGGTGGTGGCGATGACGCTGACGATTGTAGCCGTCTTTGTACCGGTGACGTTCGCCGAAGGGGTCGCCGGGATCGTGTTCAAATCGTTTGGGTTAGTCGTCTCAATCGCGATCTTGCTCTCGTTGGCCGAAGCGTTTACCTTCGCACCGATGTTATCGGCCAACCTCTTCCCCAATATCAAGCTCAAACCGAAGCCGCACCATTCCGATCACCGGCCGATTGTCGAGATACCGATCTCGGATGAGGTGAGCGAGCGCGATATTGGTCTCTTGCAAGAGGCCAATGAAGACCCCGGGCGGATGGGGCGATGGTACGGCAAGCTGCTCGGATGGACGTTGGCGAGCCTCCGCAACCGGTTAATTGTGGTCGGCATTGCACTGGCCGTCCTTGGGTTGAGCGTGTGGGTGGCGAGTGGGTTGAAGTTAACCTTCTTCCCTGAGCAGGATCCGCACGAGTTTATTATGCGCTTCGAGGCAGCCCCGGGAACGCCTTTGGCCGAAACCGACCGGCTGGCCCGCCAGGCTGAGCAGATCTTGCTGAACGATCCTGCGATTGAAAATGTGATTACGCGGGTTGGCTCCCCCGGTTTCCCAGAGCGGGCCGAGTTCTCGGTGACGTTGGTCGGGCGTACACCAACACTACCCACCCAAGAGCGCCTACGTGAGCAGTTGAGCTTCTTACCACGCCTGAGCTTCTCGGTACCAAGTTTCCAGCCCTCAGGCGCTGGTGTGGAAGGACGTGAATTGCAAGTCAGTTTGCAAACGACTCGTCCCGCTACCGAACTCGCGCCGCTGGTCGAAGCGATCAAGCGTGAGATGGCGGCAGTGCCGGGATTGGTCGACATCGACAGCAACCTCCAACTGGGCAAACCGGAATTACGCCTCCGCGCCGATCCGGCCCGCATCGGTGAATTAGGCATTACTAACGAAGACATTGCTTCCTCGGTCCGCGCATTGATCAACGGCGAGCGGGCGACAGTGCTCCGCACCGGTAACACCGATCTCGACGTGGTGGTGCGACTGGCTCCGCAAGATCGAGCCGGCGTCGAAACGCTCGGTGCGATCAGTATTCCTACACGAAGCGGTGTGGTGCCACTGAGCGCACTGGGCACGGTGGAACTGACCTCCAGCCAGGTCTCGATCCGTCGCTACGACCGACTCAATCAGGTACTTGTCGGCGCCAACCTTGAGGGTGTCAATCTGTCGGACGCGCAGGCAGCCGTACAAGCGCGGCTGGCGACGCTGGACATTCCGGCTGATGTGGTGGTTAGCTACGTCGGTACGATTGCCCAGACCAATGAAGGCTTCTCGTCGCTCTTCCTCGCCATGGGCTTATCGGTGCTCTTCGTCTATATGGTGCTGGCCTCGCAGTTTGGCAGTTTCACCCAGCCTCTGGTGATTATGATGGCGATGCCGTTCAGCTTCATCGGCGCATTCCTCGCGCTGCGCTTAGTAGGCATTGACCTCGACATCACCGGCATGATCGGTCTGATCATGCTGCTCGGCTTGGTGGTGAAGAACTCGATCTTGTTAGTCGATTTCACCAACCGACTGCGTGATCTGGGCCTTGACAAGCACTCGGCGCTGAAATTGGCCGGCGCGATCCGGTTACGTCCGATCTTGATGACGGCGCTCTCACTGGTGGCAGGGGCAATGCCGACAGCGCTCGGCCTCCACGTCTTGGCAACCGGTGAGGGGAACGAATTTCGCAAAGGGCTTGCATGGGTACTGATCGGTGGTATGCTTACGTCAACCTTACTCACGTTGCTGGTCGTACCAACAGTGTATAGCCTGATGGACGCAGCGGTGACGTGGCTGAAGCAGCGGTTTAGCGGTATGCAACCGCACGAGGGCTTTGAACTTCCCGCTCCCGGACCCGGAGCAACCGCTGCAACGACATCAGGCGCGGCTACCTCGTCTGTCACCCGACCGGCGGTACCGCCGACCACACCGGCTGCACCGGCTGGCGAGCCTTCGGCAGATTAG